A single region of the Saccharolobus shibatae B12 genome encodes:
- a CDS encoding DUF1286 domain-containing protein, with protein sequence MKLRTHYIFSTGLLTLLDSVLFHEYFYYTLLFSGIVSVIGNSLIDRIGHKEITTRYGYIPVRTPLTHTIPRSVIWGIASVVPVLIPLLIYGFSYHEYYFSLNNKVVLLTLLNGLVVGPSHMLLDVFTERGIYVKKHGKWRRFALAHFRYDNPAINGLAMIAGVIMFLISMKI encoded by the coding sequence ATGAAGTTGAGAACCCATTACATCTTTTCGACGGGACTATTGACACTTCTGGACTCCGTACTCTTTCATGAATATTTTTACTACACTTTACTCTTTAGCGGAATAGTTTCAGTAATAGGTAATTCCTTGATTGATAGGATCGGCCATAAGGAAATTACAACCAGATACGGATATATCCCGGTAAGGACACCGTTGACCCACACAATCCCCAGAAGTGTAATTTGGGGTATTGCCTCCGTAGTCCCGGTCCTTATCCCCCTATTGATTTATGGGTTTAGCTATCACGAATACTATTTCTCACTTAACAATAAAGTAGTGTTACTAACACTGTTAAACGGTCTGGTTGTTGGACCCTCCCATATGCTCTTAGACGTTTTTACCGAAAGAGGAATCTACGTTAAAAAACACGGAAAATGGAGAAGATTTGCATTAGCACATTTCAGATATGATAACCCAGCAATTAACGGTTTAGCAATGATAGCTGGAGTAATAATGTTTCTAATCTCAATGAAAATATAA
- a CDS encoding protein D-63, giving the protein MTEQATELHELFTELDENIRELLSLVKTLKIDFTIHADDEAISRLEKSLFLAQKIESHLYSLKREVDEQ; this is encoded by the coding sequence ATGACTGAACAAGCAACAGAACTACACGAATTATTCACAGAACTCGATGAAAACATCAGAGAACTACTATCGCTAGTAAAAACACTGAAGATCGACTTTACTATACACGCAGATGATGAGGCAATAAGCAGACTGGAGAAGTCACTATTCCTAGCTCAAAAAATAGAATCACACCTATATTCTCTAAAAAGAGAGGTAGACGAACAATGA
- a CDS encoding winged helix-turn-helix domain-containing protein: protein MKESNTVRIVKLLEFGPKSAGEIASALNIQSKEVYPRVKRLIKWGFVKAEGIGNLRIYRLTDKYYQFKEYVRRYNLSDVISKLESELGRKLTNDEIYALVWLRVRLWRQ, encoded by the coding sequence ATGAAGGAGAGTAACACTGTAAGAATCGTGAAGCTTCTGGAGTTCGGTCCTAAGTCTGCTGGAGAAATAGCTTCAGCTCTTAACATTCAATCCAAAGAAGTCTACCCGCGTGTTAAGAGGTTAATAAAATGGGGGTTTGTAAAGGCCGAAGGAATAGGTAACCTGAGGATATACAGACTTACCGATAAGTATTATCAGTTTAAGGAATATGTAAGGAGATACAACCTATCCGACGTTATTTCGAAACTGGAGAGCGAATTAGGACGGAAGCTCACAAACGACGAAATATACGCATTGGTCTGGCTCAGGGTGAGACTATGGAGACAATAA
- a CDS encoding ribbon-helix-helix protein, CopG family, translating to MTLRVITFKVEEELLVKLDLYCINNRKIRSEVIREAIKFYLLCNTKRGKAYKLNSIEENYKNSITRVQEL from the coding sequence ATGACATTGAGAGTTATTACTTTCAAAGTTGAGGAAGAACTTTTGGTAAAACTTGATCTATACTGCATTAACAATAGAAAAATAAGAAGTGAGGTCATTAGGGAAGCGATAAAGTTCTACTTATTATGCAATACTAAAAGAGGAAAAGCTTACAAGTTAAATTCCATAGAAGAGAATTATAAAAATTCTATTACGAGGGTGCAAGAACTATGA
- the zapB gene encoding cell division protein ZapB yields the protein MTINEIIEENEELQLRYSKAIDTITKLQNKIAKLQKENERLREENISLKDENKKLQKQNNILMRAIEIAIQIRDYNAQKGFLKKVLEKLRETGELTR from the coding sequence ATGACAATCAACGAAATTATTGAAGAGAATGAGGAATTGCAGCTTAGATACAGTAAAGCTATAGATACTATAACAAAGCTGCAGAATAAGATAGCAAAACTTCAGAAAGAGAACGAAAGATTAAGAGAAGAGAACATTTCATTAAAAGATGAAAACAAAAAGCTTCAGAAACAAAATAATATCTTAATGAGAGCCATAGAAATCGCTATTCAGATAAGAGACTATAATGCCCAGAAGGGATTTCTGAAAAAAGTGTTAGAAAAATTACGTGAAACCGGGGAGTTAACAAGGTGA
- a CDS encoding ATP-binding protein, with protein sequence MKLYEIFPALDIDYTKLKLHEVLGRTIETIYWFDKEKDRIRIFLRTSGDINIMRQFFAVKPVEEKDIPVPPYIVEVTLKERPFPHERDFFAPILYHDLSNFVMELPPNYQLRVWLNLDNMVKWILRQKVEKNGNSTTIDQQIKSLIKNPVYLVKIYILGDDKGTLKESVTLLHDYISTHSGALGYRLSKTKGLFSRWEDKIPKLGWSDVTSELRIWLWSTDDDYNKLIAIPKTGKVRLAVTTALPYSKLERKDFYIGDDVIYDEKVYLDWVDFQRHALILGATGSGKSNTLEILAQELMKYGLVVFVDPNSQSARKLSQIADFYFTIGSPNRDPNFGINPLTLPKFFTRRDDAVDYTVGKAVQLFKKMLNLEESAVYVLFIIKVVLRALLKKYDEITFNDFYETILALKNEELDPAEFLTEDDKKTMSELQFIQKLQDQSFASVLARLEDFVSNRKFRIITSQNTIDWDKLIEATGGKGLISFDVGKGENEDLSVIAQGLIAISLFNYVFMRDALKKEKKPIFLIIDEAHNIAHFDFIVTILKEARKYALHLVMATQSMAGLKKAAGPEGSTEINNNTNVKLIMTVKADDERKAIVESIGGQFKNIIDNMLGQLPIGQGFLIVTARSGELVIPKLIQVRLSTLDEKNEKEPTKGFEPHTSNLVKAGHPIRRFFVSDYYTPLQQRIFYLLETNDGMITFPELLKELGIDRDRLNLELSKMQGIEIEDGKPKRIRLEDDTWMYRGLDNVAPSDEGIKIAKEVLMYYVSQGYYVIPGRQNPELPLRPDMIAVKLQNSKLIYDNNIAIEIESPNELSTHSEQVAKNMRKYLDPSMKDFKEVHIWTSEEKFSKLQQIYESFIKDESIPQEYKAKVKIFSVKLKQKVEQKAEKVQKTQTLTGEFTEAKAVQVTESKTAATDTVTVTSSTANNNNSNGKAPEGSREALTGELTQNSESKAENKQQTITQQALEELQLDGLIITKYENRITVKVGQNEYSISELDYRWLKVNKEKIIGLKIEGNKLIAVTDKVKREIPLR encoded by the coding sequence ATGAAACTCTACGAGATATTCCCCGCTCTGGATATCGATTATACGAAGTTAAAGCTGCATGAAGTCTTAGGAAGGACAATCGAGACAATATATTGGTTTGATAAAGAGAAGGATAGGATTAGGATATTTCTAAGGACTTCTGGCGACATAAACATAATGAGGCAATTTTTTGCAGTTAAACCAGTCGAAGAGAAAGATATACCAGTCCCTCCTTATATTGTAGAAGTTACACTGAAAGAGAGACCTTTCCCTCACGAGAGAGACTTCTTCGCTCCGATATTATACCACGACCTCAGTAACTTTGTAATGGAGCTCCCACCTAACTATCAGCTCCGGGTCTGGCTTAATCTAGATAATATGGTAAAATGGATACTTAGGCAAAAGGTAGAGAAAAACGGGAATTCGACTACCATAGACCAGCAAATTAAGAGCCTTATAAAAAATCCAGTATATCTCGTTAAGATATATATCCTCGGTGATGATAAAGGAACATTAAAAGAGTCAGTAACACTGCTGCATGATTATATCAGCACCCATTCTGGTGCATTAGGTTACAGACTATCCAAAACCAAAGGGTTATTCTCTAGATGGGAAGATAAAATTCCTAAACTCGGCTGGAGTGACGTTACATCTGAGCTTAGAATATGGCTCTGGTCTACCGATGATGATTATAATAAACTCATAGCAATTCCTAAGACAGGAAAGGTCAGGTTAGCAGTTACTACTGCTTTGCCGTATTCCAAGTTAGAGAGAAAAGACTTCTATATCGGAGACGATGTTATCTATGATGAGAAAGTATATCTAGATTGGGTCGATTTCCAGAGACATGCATTAATCTTAGGAGCGACAGGGTCTGGAAAAAGTAACACGCTAGAAATTTTAGCACAGGAATTAATGAAGTATGGGCTAGTAGTATTCGTAGACCCAAACTCACAATCTGCGAGAAAACTTAGCCAAATAGCAGACTTCTACTTTACGATAGGCAGTCCTAACAGGGATCCTAATTTCGGAATTAATCCGCTTACACTGCCTAAATTCTTTACAAGACGAGATGATGCAGTAGATTATACTGTAGGGAAAGCAGTACAATTATTCAAAAAGATGCTCAATCTAGAGGAATCTGCGGTTTACGTATTGTTCATAATAAAAGTAGTGTTGAGGGCTTTGCTTAAGAAATATGACGAGATCACCTTTAACGACTTTTACGAAACAATCCTAGCCCTAAAAAATGAGGAACTAGACCCAGCGGAATTCCTAACGGAGGACGATAAGAAGACAATGAGTGAATTACAGTTTATTCAGAAGTTACAGGATCAATCTTTTGCATCAGTATTAGCAAGGTTAGAGGATTTCGTATCTAACAGAAAATTCAGGATAATTACGTCACAAAACACCATAGACTGGGATAAACTAATTGAGGCTACTGGAGGTAAGGGGCTTATATCATTCGATGTAGGAAAAGGAGAAAACGAGGATCTATCGGTAATAGCTCAGGGTTTAATCGCTATATCATTATTTAATTATGTATTCATGAGGGATGCGTTAAAGAAGGAAAAGAAACCGATATTTTTGATTATAGATGAGGCTCATAATATCGCCCATTTTGATTTTATTGTGACAATCTTAAAGGAGGCTAGGAAATATGCACTTCATCTAGTCATGGCTACTCAATCTATGGCTGGACTAAAGAAAGCAGCAGGACCCGAAGGATCAACTGAAATCAATAATAACACTAACGTAAAGCTGATAATGACAGTTAAGGCTGACGACGAGAGAAAGGCTATCGTTGAATCGATAGGTGGGCAATTTAAGAACATTATAGATAATATGCTAGGACAACTCCCAATAGGGCAGGGTTTCTTAATAGTCACTGCGAGATCTGGAGAATTAGTTATACCTAAACTAATACAAGTCAGGCTTTCCACTTTAGACGAGAAAAACGAAAAAGAGCCTACTAAGGGCTTTGAGCCTCACACTAGCAATCTCGTAAAGGCTGGTCACCCAATACGCCGCTTCTTTGTCAGCGATTACTATACTCCTTTGCAGCAGAGGATATTCTATCTCTTAGAAACGAACGACGGAATGATAACATTTCCAGAATTACTTAAGGAATTAGGAATAGATAGAGACAGATTAAACTTAGAGCTTTCAAAAATGCAGGGGATAGAGATTGAGGATGGAAAACCTAAGAGAATTAGGTTAGAGGACGATACATGGATGTATAGAGGGTTAGATAATGTAGCCCCATCCGATGAGGGGATAAAGATAGCTAAGGAAGTATTAATGTATTACGTCTCTCAAGGATATTATGTTATTCCAGGGAGACAGAATCCAGAATTGCCCCTAAGACCAGACATGATTGCTGTTAAACTGCAAAATTCAAAACTAATTTATGACAACAACATCGCTATAGAAATCGAAAGTCCTAACGAGCTATCTACACACTCAGAGCAAGTCGCTAAGAACATGCGAAAGTACTTAGATCCTTCAATGAAAGACTTCAAAGAAGTACATATATGGACCTCTGAAGAGAAGTTCAGTAAGTTACAACAAATTTACGAGAGCTTTATAAAAGATGAGAGCATTCCTCAGGAGTACAAAGCAAAAGTAAAGATATTCTCAGTAAAGTTGAAACAGAAAGTAGAACAAAAAGCGGAAAAAGTACAGAAAACTCAGACGTTAACTGGGGAGTTTACCGAAGCTAAAGCAGTCCAAGTAACTGAAAGTAAAACTGCAGCTACTGATACTGTAACAGTTACTAGCAGCACTGCAAATAACAATAATAGTAATGGGAAAGCGCCAGAAGGATCCAGAGAGGCGTTAACTGGGGAGTTAACTCAGAACTCCGAAAGTAAAGCAGAGAATAAGCAGCAAACTATAACTCAGCAGGCTTTAGAAGAGCTCCAATTAGACGGCCTAATTATAACAAAATATGAAAACCGAATAACCGTAAAGGTTGGTCAAAACGAGTACAGCATCTCTGAACTGGACTATCGGTGGCTAAAGGTAAACAAGGAGAAGATTATAGGGCTAAAAATAGAGGGAAACAAACTGATCGCAGTAACAGACAAGGTGAAAAGGGAGATCCCCTTAAGATAG
- a CDS encoding MarR family winged helix-turn-helix transcriptional regulator — MKSEFLTAHAKVLLAIYNNQGCTVKEALEKSSLAPNTFYKTKEQLLEDLLIEEKEEQKNRTRIKKLYLTEKGLIITKALQCVIDALNKMKT, encoded by the coding sequence ATGAAAAGTGAATTTCTGACTGCACATGCAAAGGTCCTATTAGCTATATATAATAATCAAGGGTGCACTGTAAAGGAGGCGTTGGAAAAGTCGTCTCTAGCTCCTAATACTTTTTATAAAACTAAAGAACAGCTCTTAGAAGATCTTCTTATTGAAGAGAAAGAGGAACAAAAGAACAGAACTAGGATAAAGAAACTTTACCTGACTGAAAAGGGACTAATAATAACTAAAGCCTTGCAATGTGTTATAGATGCTCTAAATAAAATGAAAACTTAG
- a CDS encoding type II toxin-antitoxin system RelE family toxin, with product MAEEWKLVFHIKIKRLPREFQSDELERIEEALDKLSKMELNELDIKKLEGWNDNENRDIFRIRVGRDIRILVSFDNEKKQIHIWRIARRESVYDE from the coding sequence ATGGCTGAAGAGTGGAAATTAGTATTCCATATCAAAATTAAGAGACTACCCAGGGAGTTCCAGAGTGATGAATTAGAGAGGATAGAAGAGGCTTTAGACAAGCTAAGTAAAATGGAATTAAATGAGCTTGATATAAAGAAACTGGAGGGTTGGAATGATAATGAAAACAGAGATATATTTAGGATAAGAGTAGGAAGGGATATAAGAATTCTTGTCTCTTTCGATAACGAGAAAAAGCAAATTCATATATGGAGGATTGCTAGGAGGGAGTCTGTTTACGATGAATAA
- a CDS encoding helix-turn-helix transcriptional regulator gives MNSDLEEFLSTPLKLLLIIAKYGDNGIAQYDLIYNTRMSSGTVLKHTKLLAEKGLIQIIETKTEVGSKKKIFKITEKGKKVVEELNKLMNEIGVVEVT, from the coding sequence ATGAATAGTGACTTAGAGGAGTTTCTAAGCACACCGTTAAAGCTCTTATTAATAATAGCTAAATACGGAGATAATGGTATCGCTCAATACGACTTAATATATAATACTAGAATGAGCTCTGGAACCGTGCTTAAGCATACAAAATTATTAGCAGAAAAGGGATTAATTCAGATAATAGAGACAAAAACAGAGGTAGGAAGTAAAAAAAAGATATTTAAAATTACAGAAAAAGGCAAGAAAGTTGTTGAAGAACTTAACAAATTAATGAATGAAATAGGCGTTGTTGAAGTTACTTAG
- a CDS encoding AAA family ATPase yields MPEEDKLFNKIMNECKNTGQIVSVFYHDRWFNMIKRAIESFQKGECNKDLLILTGPRRVGKTTILSKLNDEFKKYACYVNIEDSYIRKYISTHSLKDLVVSLHEITGRNIFMLDEITSLEQDWSRAVKELWDYLEKNNLKIFIIITGSAGILISNKYSDIAGRSEHCKSGEHKLSNPLTILPKKFSELLPRKLYKSPYFKSIIPLKKQERLEILIKIARAERSEIEYVNRILKGINIITQKQQKISLSKYMRAVLDDFLLRGGFPQLLQARLSINNPHNDVYGIATNILDSIHKDAILLSLKDVETKKFLLAYKNTAKISALIDITKLENELKRLLNTTNKKSDPNLISKLISFFEDAHILVKADPLIVDEDTKSNTNLKKLFLIDPALFWALYYNDIDFSRYTKELGYSTTIVGFLLEHTVCSHLIRLGRSIQLEFYNDGETDIDCIFELHGNKIFLQVERSENEVQKDLERTANIIQKIKEKDKSGLKNYYPISVVYDLDEIRVYNLPNGQIGVAIPTHYFLSLI; encoded by the coding sequence ATGCCTGAAGAAGACAAGTTGTTTAACAAGATTATGAACGAATGTAAAAACACGGGTCAGATTGTTTCAGTTTTCTATCATGACCGCTGGTTTAATATGATTAAAAGAGCAATCGAAAGTTTTCAAAAAGGAGAATGCAATAAGGATCTGCTAATATTAACTGGTCCAAGGAGAGTAGGTAAAACTACCATACTATCTAAACTGAATGACGAGTTTAAGAAGTATGCTTGTTATGTTAATATAGAAGATTCCTATATCAGAAAGTATATCAGTACCCATTCTCTTAAGGACCTTGTAGTATCTCTCCATGAGATAACTGGAAGAAATATCTTTATGCTGGATGAGATAACTTCTTTGGAACAGGACTGGTCCCGCGCTGTTAAAGAGTTATGGGATTATTTAGAGAAAAATAATCTGAAAATATTCATAATAATTACAGGCAGTGCAGGAATCCTAATTTCCAATAAATATAGTGACATAGCGGGAAGAAGTGAACACTGTAAAAGTGGAGAACACAAATTATCTAATCCATTAACAATTCTACCTAAGAAGTTTTCTGAGTTACTTCCACGAAAACTATACAAGTCTCCTTATTTTAAGTCTATTATACCTTTAAAGAAACAAGAACGACTTGAAATCTTAATCAAAATAGCTAGAGCAGAAAGAAGTGAAATAGAGTATGTAAACAGAATTCTCAAAGGAATCAACATAATAACACAAAAACAACAAAAAATATCATTATCAAAGTATATGAGAGCTGTTTTAGATGATTTTTTACTCAGAGGAGGATTTCCGCAACTATTACAAGCTCGGCTCTCTATAAATAATCCCCATAATGATGTTTATGGTATCGCAACTAATATTTTGGATAGCATACATAAAGATGCTATATTATTAAGCTTAAAGGATGTAGAAACCAAGAAGTTCTTACTAGCATACAAAAATACAGCTAAAATATCTGCGTTAATTGATATTACTAAACTAGAGAACGAATTAAAAAGGCTACTTAATACTACAAATAAGAAATCCGACCCGAATCTGATTTCAAAGCTAATAAGCTTTTTTGAGGACGCACATATACTCGTTAAAGCAGACCCGTTAATTGTAGACGAAGATACTAAATCTAATACTAACCTTAAGAAACTATTTTTGATAGATCCGGCACTCTTCTGGGCATTATATTACAATGACATAGATTTCAGCAGATATACGAAGGAGCTGGGCTATTCTACAACGATAGTAGGTTTTTTACTGGAACATACGGTATGCTCTCACTTGATTAGACTGGGGAGAAGTATTCAATTAGAGTTTTACAATGATGGTGAAACTGATATAGACTGTATCTTCGAACTGCATGGTAATAAAATATTTTTACAAGTGGAAAGGTCAGAAAATGAAGTCCAAAAAGACCTTGAAAGGACAGCAAATATAATCCAGAAAATAAAGGAAAAGGACAAAAGCGGTCTCAAAAATTACTACCCGATTTCCGTAGTATATGACTTAGACGAAATACGAGTTTATAATCTTCCAAATGGTCAAATAGGTGTTGCAATACCTACTCATTACTTTTTATCATTAATTTAA
- a CDS encoding helix-turn-helix domain-containing protein translates to METITPLFRSEKTLGIFELLADLRFHTAAEIAAYTGIEDSREVYPRLKRWASLIDIRKVGVRKNIYKLKDRVVDAVKKGLKISTKAEKVLKKAEKVMKKTMGRELTDEERAVLEFLINYYKETGKKWYEGKVEPVVQTIARVKGLDPTDVVSAILSLYQAGLVALWPSSDRPRKLAITKTLLA, encoded by the coding sequence ATGGAGACAATAACACCGCTATTTAGGTCAGAAAAGACTTTGGGCATTTTTGAGCTGTTAGCGGACCTTAGGTTCCACACTGCTGCAGAAATAGCAGCATATACAGGAATAGAGGACTCCAGGGAAGTTTACCCCAGGTTGAAACGCTGGGCCTCTCTCATAGATATTAGGAAAGTAGGAGTTAGGAAGAACATTTACAAGTTAAAGGACAGGGTAGTAGATGCAGTAAAGAAAGGCCTAAAGATATCTACAAAGGCCGAGAAGGTCCTAAAGAAGGCTGAGAAAGTGATGAAGAAGACTATGGGCAGGGAACTAACAGATGAGGAGAGAGCAGTACTGGAGTTCCTTATTAATTATTATAAGGAAACTGGGAAGAAGTGGTATGAAGGAAAAGTGGAACCTGTGGTGCAAACAATTGCCAGGGTAAAAGGACTTGACCCTACTGACGTTGTAAGTGCTATATTATCTCTCTATCAGGCTGGACTGGTAGCACTTTGGCCTAGCTCAGATAGGCCTAGAAAACTCGCAATAACTAAAACCCTTCTTGCGTGA
- a CDS encoding helix-turn-helix domain-containing protein has protein sequence MESTFLNKGGILLIILYKKGGIAFESELINITKFSPGTIQSWKERLKEKGYIEVTKDKNKVYIKLTKKGKEIAERLITLETRIETIVEEK, from the coding sequence ATGGAATCAACATTCCTGAACAAAGGAGGAATACTATTGATCATACTGTATAAAAAAGGAGGTATAGCATTCGAAAGTGAACTTATAAATATCACAAAATTCTCTCCAGGGACAATACAGTCGTGGAAGGAGAGACTAAAGGAGAAAGGATACATTGAGGTAACTAAGGACAAAAATAAAGTGTATATAAAATTGACAAAAAAAGGTAAGGAAATCGCTGAGAGACTAATTACGTTAGAAACTAGGATTGAAACAATAGTTGAGGAAAAATGA
- a CDS encoding helix-turn-helix domain-containing protein, with product MDNNTVEEIAKKTGIREEAVYHLLEFLTIAGIVKKQENKYYIDETIRTIAQLMLDLDDLEFYSIKVLKNSN from the coding sequence ATTGACAATAATACTGTAGAAGAAATAGCAAAGAAAACTGGAATTAGAGAAGAAGCAGTATATCATCTTTTAGAATTTTTAACAATAGCTGGGATTGTGAAGAAACAAGAAAATAAATACTATATTGATGAAACAATAAGAACTATAGCTCAACTTATGCTAGATTTAGACGATTTAGAATTTTATAGCATTAAGGTTTTGAAAAATTCTAACTGA
- a CDS encoding VirB4 family type IV secretion system protein: protein MSDKNKQKKSVKTPIEEMRELRWYEVQGYPVLFYSESDRESEYGKFMAEVSSHEKMYVYASYREELVEFEKELFSNLYLQIPRFYVGIPKNDRLQIMRGKEVDFPLPIYKIDREKKHKDYVILEDGRFARALVPDIREPPGMDIEEACLARLYPLNIMPLHLELLMRIEHVPESKVDYHIAAFKRESARRSLATTTSWRQKHMEHLTLLEQDRLNNASTHKFTYMLILVDNDLNVLKEATDSVIANSKTWCVTKLDVPKYVQKELIENWRIDWVRLTMITTNVRLGYLYPFVDSSIIEQNGIFFAITDRGSPVVINPWDRKYKENGHIIVSGFSGAGKTTSIAALQYRLLKRLKEREEDFFLFVLDPIGNYNRFYNEFIAKELNLDVENKFLEEGKPMGLDPVLLHSIDPAAMPVEMALNYLYQAFEVPAELKGVIDIAVITGLTKINGIEKRISNLRELYEYLRDSSNLKEQEASYYVARAVDGAFRNIFQGEPPKFEKNVVVIGFKINDVTTLQTAMGLLLNAILVKLYSLPKSIKKIVVIDEAHRILARRELADIMSRFFRETRNLNTSVIAMSQLITDFTNNEEAKAVYENAATRIILKQKDDKLVEKELAEFAGLTENEIDFVQHASPGMGILNLGNIKTPIYVKLTTKELEAFETEEVKTKKVIA, encoded by the coding sequence ATGAGTGACAAAAACAAGCAGAAGAAATCGGTAAAAACTCCGATTGAAGAAATGAGAGAATTGAGATGGTATGAGGTTCAAGGTTATCCAGTACTGTTTTACAGCGAATCGGATAGGGAATCCGAATATGGAAAGTTCATGGCAGAAGTTTCATCTCATGAGAAAATGTATGTCTATGCAAGTTACAGGGAGGAATTAGTAGAATTTGAAAAAGAACTGTTCTCAAACTTATATCTACAAATACCTAGGTTCTACGTAGGAATTCCAAAAAACGATAGGTTACAGATAATGAGGGGAAAAGAAGTAGACTTCCCCTTACCTATTTACAAAATTGACAGAGAGAAGAAACACAAAGATTACGTTATTCTTGAGGACGGTAGGTTTGCTAGGGCTTTGGTACCAGACATTAGAGAGCCTCCAGGTATGGATATTGAAGAGGCCTGTTTGGCTAGACTTTATCCCTTAAATATAATGCCGTTACACCTTGAACTTCTGATGAGGATAGAACACGTCCCAGAATCTAAAGTGGATTACCATATTGCTGCATTCAAAAGAGAATCCGCAAGAAGAAGCTTAGCTACAACTACCAGTTGGAGACAAAAGCATATGGAACATCTGACACTTCTAGAACAAGACAGATTGAATAATGCATCAACCCATAAATTTACCTATATGTTAATTTTAGTAGACAACGATCTTAACGTTCTCAAAGAAGCTACAGATTCAGTTATTGCTAATTCTAAGACGTGGTGTGTCACTAAACTAGATGTTCCGAAATACGTTCAGAAAGAACTCATAGAAAATTGGAGGATCGATTGGGTGAGACTTACAATGATTACGACTAATGTAAGACTCGGTTATCTCTATCCATTTGTAGATTCATCTATTATAGAGCAAAATGGTATATTTTTCGCAATAACTGATAGAGGATCTCCAGTAGTAATTAACCCCTGGGATAGGAAATACAAGGAAAATGGGCATATAATAGTGAGCGGGTTCTCTGGAGCTGGGAAGACTACTAGCATAGCGGCGTTACAGTATAGATTATTAAAGAGATTGAAAGAAAGGGAGGAGGACTTTTTCCTATTTGTCCTAGATCCTATAGGGAACTACAACCGCTTCTATAACGAGTTTATAGCTAAAGAACTCAATCTAGATGTAGAGAACAAATTCTTAGAGGAAGGAAAACCTATGGGTCTTGATCCCGTTCTCTTACATTCAATTGACCCTGCAGCAATGCCCGTTGAAATGGCGTTAAATTACCTCTATCAAGCGTTTGAAGTGCCAGCAGAATTAAAAGGAGTTATTGATATTGCTGTAATCACAGGACTGACTAAAATAAACGGGATAGAAAAGAGGATATCAAACTTAAGGGAACTTTATGAATATCTAAGAGATAGTAGCAATCTGAAAGAGCAGGAAGCCTCATACTATGTTGCCAGGGCAGTTGATGGAGCTTTCAGGAACATTTTCCAAGGTGAACCGCCGAAGTTCGAAAAAAACGTAGTTGTAATAGGCTTCAAAATAAACGACGTGACTACGCTTCAGACTGCAATGGGTTTACTTCTTAACGCTATTCTAGTAAAGTTATACTCACTCCCTAAGAGCATAAAGAAAATTGTGGTAATCGATGAGGCTCATAGAATACTTGCAAGAAGGGAGCTAGCGGATATAATGTCGAGGTTCTTCAGAGAGACTAGGAATCTAAATACATCAGTTATCGCGATGTCACAATTAATTACGGACTTTACGAATAACGAGGAAGCTAAAGCTGTCTATGAAAATGCTGCTACACGTATAATACTTAAGCAGAAAGATGATAAGCTGGTAGAGAAAGAATTAGCAGAATTTGCTGGGCTAACAGAGAATGAGATAGATTTCGTCCAGCACGCCTCCCCTGGAATGGGGATATTAAATTTAGGAAACATAAAGACCCCGATCTATGTGAAGCTAACTACAAAAGAACTGGAAGCATTTGAAACGGAGGAAGTTAAAACAAAAAAAGTTATTGCTTAA